The genomic interval GAGAGTATTTGATAAACCGCAGATATCACAAGCTCTCCCACGGAACCGAGATCCGACGGTGCAGATGAAAGGGGGGCAGCATGGTATAGCAGTTGATAGTGGATAATCCTCTCCGGCCCAAATCCGCCGgcccgccgcctcctgctcCTCGAATCCTTAGCCGACGACGGCCATGCTCtccgccgcgacgacgaccatCCCCAGGCTCCGCTGGCCTGCTCCGCGGCGGGGCCAGTCGGCGAGGAACCAATggttgctgctgcggcggcgttccctctcctcctccccttcctcagCCCCTTGTGtgacaccggcggcggcggcggggagtgGTGCTCTCGAGCCGCCGGACCTGCCCCGCCTCGCAGACTCCGCGCGCATCTCTCTCTCGCCGGAGGAGGTCAGCGCgcttctctatctctctctcgctctttGTTTCTCGGTGTAGAACTCTACGTGACGAGGATGATGACGCTTTGCTTTCTGTTCCTGTGTGCTCGCCGCCCTGCTAGGCTGAGGAGTTCGCGCCCAAGATTCGGCAGGTGGTGGATTGGTAATTTGTTCCTGCTGCTCGCCATGCTTTATTCAAAATGTTCGCTTTTCAGTACTTGATTGAAAGTTTGGAGGTTAGAACATCTAACAAAGTAATTTAGAATAGGCTAGGATGGTGACTGCAACATTGCCTGGTGTTGATTACAAATTGGATGGTTAATTGTTTCTATCGTATGTTTATGGGATGATCAGAGAGTGTATAGGCTGGCATGTTATGACTCCTTTGTGGTGTTGTATGTGCCGTGATGAGGGTACACCTAGGAGCATCGATGAGaatttatgtttatgtgtCGCATCTGATACAATCGTAAatcttctttctttgtttctgtATTTTCCTTACAGGTTTGGGCAACTTCAAGCTGTTGATCTTGAATCTGTTGAGCCGTCACTTAGAGCTGGTATTGATCCTCTTTGCATATCCATCTTGAACTATCGTGTTATTATAACCTCTTGGTTTGTGTGTGTTTCGCATGTTTGCACCGATTCACGTTTTGTGTTAATAAGATGACACCTCAGCTATAGCTTTTGGCCTGTTACTGTTAGGCTTTGGTAGTTAACCATGCGCTTATATTGATTCAGTTCAGTTTGTCCACGTCGTGACGTCTGATCTGTGTTGATATGACTATCAGACTAGAGTTGTTATTTGATAACTGGGAATGCTACTTACTAGTAATAGTTCTTGTATACATATGGTTTCGGAAACTTGACACATTTATGGATGCTTTGCTTTAGTGCTATGCTTAGCATGCATGGTTTGCATTCTAatcctcatcatttgatttgGATTATGCTATATTTTACATGCCCGAAATGAATGGACCAAATAAGATGGATAATACACAACCAATTACTTATGGcttgaaaattaattttgaataataatCATGTAGCACAACAAGGAAGTGAGCCTTCTTAGTTCTGAATGTTTTATTGGCGTTCTTCGTTGATGAACCTTCTCGGTATTTCTATGCTAACATTCATATATTTGGTTTGCTTTCAAAAACATTTCCCATGCGGTTTTTCTCTTTACATTGCATGTTTGACTGTTTGTACAAATGTCCTACCGTATATTGTTTCCATTAGTTATTTCGTCTTACCACTGCAGTGTGTTACCTGCTCTGCACTTGACTGTCTTGTCCACAGGTACTGCAGGAGGTAGTTCATTGAGAGAAGACAGGCCTGAAACATTTGATAAcaggtaataataataaacaaacaaCTCTAGAGTCTAGCCAAGTCTTTCGTTTAACTATTGTGGTGTCTGATGCACTTTTTTCATGGATGCAGAGATGCCATAATAGAGGCTGTCCCAAGCTATGATGATCCATACATCAAGGTGCCAAGAGTTCTGAACAAAGAATGATATGTAATTCGTAGATCAAAATTTTGAGGTGTTTGAAATTCTTTTTCCTTTGTACAATGTAGCAtgatttaacaataaaatatgcaaGTCAAACTATAGTATCATCCTCGACTGAATGGTATGGCTCACGATCAAAGGGTCAACATTTGTAATTTGTTTactataaaaacaattttttaacatcGCATCATATTTTCAGACTAAAACATTTGATATGCTTAAAAGTTAACCATTCAGAATTTCTTACATCAAGCAGTCATCTACTCCAtatgttttcaaaatataagttccTACGTTGTTTAGCAAATACTAAGATGGTAAGATTCTCTTTCAGTCATtttattgattaaattttgaattgattagattatcTTTTCAAGCACTTGATTGGAAATACCATGATTGAAATGATGAGAATTAGTGCGTAGTTGTTTATattatgttataaaatttaaatactaaatttgCTTATATGTTGGAACATCGGATATTAAGTTACATGGAATGAAATGACACGTAATCAGTGGCAGAGGGGGGTGCAAATGGTTATAGCTCCCCTTGCATGCAAATTTTCTTCAACGcccatatatagtttttatttccaaaaaaaatgatatgttatttttgtaGCTGTAATTGAACAACAAGTATATGGGTTGAATTCTAGACAGTGAATAAGCTATTGAGATTTTTACTGTGTACTTCAGACCCCAAGAATTCATTTAGTTAATTAAGAATGACAATGTGTATTCTCTATCTTCAAAATTCCAACATGGTACTTTTGGTTTACCTTTTGGCTTCTTTGCATTTTATAtctattaaatgatatattctgTTAGCACTTACTATTAATATGATCGTATGATTCTCTTTTATAATAACTTTTTAGTTATAcctagattaatctatttattaatgtatatatgtatatattaatctatatatttatttatttattaagatcGATATAAATAAAGTCTTACAGGGTTGTAGTATTGTTTACTTGCTTTTCCGGCACCCCTTAAAGTTTTTCCCTTTCTGCACGTAACTGTTGCGAGTCCAACAAATGAGCGAGGAAGGAGTAGCAACAAATGGCGATCCAACTTGGCTTCTTCCACCCGTAAAGAATGACACACACATGCACCACCGTAGTCGCCTTCACGCGCGTGGCCGGCAGGATTTCCTTGGGTGAGGCTAGCAGTAGTAACTAGTATGTAGGTAGGTGTGGTAGAGGAGGGGTGCTCCACTATACTGGAAACGTGACGAGCTGAGCTGCTTTCGTCATGGTGAAACATCTGGGATGGAGGAGAAAGAATAGAATCAATGGCATGGTGATTAATCTGGGATGGAGTAATCATCAATGAGACCTATTCATGCAGATTAAAAACCAAGCTTTGTTCTTGACATCTGCTACCTGAGGTCGGTCACCGCGGAGGCAAAAGAACGAAAGCTTCATGTACCATCCTTCGGTCCTTCCCCAAGTAAAAGTTCCTCCTCGGTTCGGaggtttttcaaaaaagattGGAGGAATTTAACTGCTCCCTAATAAAAATTTCGAGAAGCTCAGGTTTAATTTTCTATCACAAATTACTAGTCACTCGAAATCCTCTGCACTGCAACACAGCCGCCTCGCTGTCCAGGGCCTGGAGGATTTCCAGGAAGAAATCTCCCCGCTACCACTCCATCGGCTCCTTTGTCTCCCCTCTGACACCGCTTGCGACGAGATGAATCAAATCGGCTCCTTGTTGATTAGTAGTGTATATCTAGACAGGCATATTGCCAAATGGCCGTTGTGAAGAACTGCCAGCAAAATGAGCGCCTCGAGCATCACTTACTGCTATACATATATCAAGGGACAATATTGTTAAATTGCACTATGTCATTGTAGTCTGTAGTTTTGACCTTCACAAAAGCATGATTGAGGACATCTTTCACATAACCATgttggcaaaagaaaaaaaaacaatcacccaGAATTGCTCCAGTCTTGGATTTTACTAACCAACATCTACACCCTGAAATTGAACCTCCGTAGCTTGATCAACCCTGGGGATAATACCAAAGTAACACACGAGGTAGTAAAAATGTTAGGATAAACCATATTACAAGCAACAAATGAACTAAGAAGCACACAATGTCAATACGAACCTGCTGGCTCATGAGAATCTCGATAGCAACATTTGGATCTCCATCGGCAGCAGCAAGAGCAACTTCAGCTTGAGTCTGCAGAAATGGAACCAATCCACCAGTGAGATGCTTTCTGAGGTCATATGGACAACACAAACACGTGTATAACCGAACAGGTGTGGGCTCTTACAACCATGTTACTACTTTCAGAGTTTCAGTTAGCTTTGTCTTCTAATATCAACAGAGTCTGACATGTCTGTCAATACAATTAGTTGAATATCTGACTACTATCTAATCACACAAGCAAGTATTGAAAACAGGtcgtttgtttcttttattgcTTCACTTCAAATCTATCATGGCTAAAACTGCTGGATCCAAGGGCATGATAAATCAAACAGTAGATGAACAATAAGGCAACTGGTAGAACAAGCTATTAAGTACCTTTTCAAAGCCCATCCCAACCAGCTTCTTAAGTTCTTCATCAAATGTATCAACCTGCAAAAGATAGTCCATTATAATTGTCAAATCAATAGCAACATCCAatattaaactattaaaaGGTAAATAATACAGAACCTGGTCAGCTGCTACTGTTGCATCAGCTCTGATTGTGTTTGCTGCTGGATTTCTATTTTAACAGAAAAGTCAGAAAACAgaacaacaaaacaattatgatCATTCTGATATTAGAAGAAACAAGAAAGTGCAATAGTTCTTAAGGATGGTTTTGCTTGGCATTTCTCAGATACCACATCAAACTAGGTTTGCATAAGCCAGTGACTGGCTCCTCTGGGGTAGTGGGGTAATCACATAAAACATGAGACATTGTTTATGCAAGTAAGTGATGATAACATGAGACATTCTGATATTAAGTCATAAGTCTCATAACAGTACATAATGTGACTTCAGATTATAAATATCCTTGAATTCTATGGAAGTAAACCATGATTTCAGTTAATAATAGATAATGGAACACCTCAAATGTCAGAGAAGATATGAAACCCCCTTACTATAAAGGCTGCTGCTTCCATTAATATCGtggtattatttatttttttactttctgAAATGTGTTGCtgtatgaactttttttttactttctgAAATGTGTCATTGTATTGATTAGTACAAACATGAAATAACCAACCATTTTAGAAGCATAAATTACTTTAACTGGATAAAACTGACAGGTAATAGGTAGAGCTATCCAGTGAGTTGATCACTTGGGACAATACACATgtaaacaaccaaacaaaaattcTATACCAATGAAGGCTAGAATAACCAGTAGGACCCAGCTTGTTCCCAC from Oryza brachyantha chromosome 3, ObraRS2, whole genome shotgun sequence carries:
- the LOC102721253 gene encoding glutamyl-tRNA(Gln) amidotransferase subunit C, chloroplastic/mitochondrial, which gives rise to MLSAATTTIPRLRWPAPRRGQSARNQWLLLRRRSLSSSPSSAPCVTPAAAAGSGALEPPDLPRLADSARISLSPEEAEEFAPKIRQVVDWFGQLQAVDLESVEPSLRAGTAGGSSLREDRPETFDNRDAIIEAVPSYDDPYIKVPRVLNKE